Proteins encoded by one window of Azospirillum brasilense:
- a CDS encoding NADH-quinone oxidoreductase subunit M — translation MASWPLLSFTTFLPLAGVALILLFCRGNTPDVVRNVRYVALWTTVITFVLSLFIWFNFDPRNPGYQLVEKAAWIPEFGISYHMGVDGISMLFVILSTFLMPLCILSSWEAVQNRVKEYMIAFLVLETLMVGMFCALDFVLFYMFFEGVLIPMFLIIGVWGGARRVYAAFKFFLYTLLGSVLMLLAILAMYFAAGTTDIPTITATHFPRNMQLWLWLAFFASFAVKVPMWPVHTWLPDAHVEAPTAGSVILAGVLLKMGGYGFLRFNIPMLPEATEYFAPMVYALSIVAVIYTSLVALAQEDMKKLIAYSSVAHMGFVTIGMFALNQQGIEGSIFTMLSHGIVSGALFLCVGVVYDRLHTREIARYGGLVKNMPKYAVIFLFMTMASVGLPGTSGFVGEFLVLLGAFRDNTWVAFLAATGLILGPAYALWLFRRVVYGKLVKADVRAMFDLNTREVAIFLPLIAVVLWMGVYPNTFLNVTSASVGQLIQTYQTKLAAAQGGADVSVAAR, via the coding sequence ATGGCTAGCTGGCCGCTCCTGTCGTTCACGACCTTCCTGCCGCTGGCCGGTGTGGCGCTGATCCTGCTCTTCTGCAGGGGCAACACGCCGGATGTGGTTCGGAACGTCCGTTACGTCGCGCTCTGGACGACGGTCATCACCTTCGTCCTGTCGCTGTTCATCTGGTTCAACTTCGACCCGCGCAACCCGGGCTACCAGCTCGTGGAGAAGGCGGCGTGGATCCCCGAGTTCGGGATCTCCTACCACATGGGTGTGGACGGCATTTCGATGCTGTTCGTCATCCTCTCCACCTTCCTGATGCCGCTCTGCATCCTCTCCTCCTGGGAGGCGGTGCAGAACCGGGTGAAGGAGTACATGATCGCCTTCCTCGTGCTGGAAACCCTCATGGTGGGGATGTTCTGCGCGCTGGATTTCGTCCTCTTCTACATGTTCTTCGAGGGCGTGCTGATCCCGATGTTCCTGATCATCGGTGTCTGGGGCGGCGCGCGGCGCGTCTACGCGGCGTTCAAGTTCTTCCTCTACACGCTGCTCGGCTCGGTCCTGATGCTGCTGGCCATCCTGGCCATGTACTTCGCGGCCGGCACGACGGACATCCCGACGATCACGGCGACCCATTTCCCGCGCAACATGCAGCTCTGGCTGTGGCTGGCCTTCTTCGCCTCCTTCGCGGTGAAGGTGCCGATGTGGCCGGTGCACACCTGGCTCCCCGACGCCCACGTCGAGGCGCCGACCGCCGGGTCGGTCATCCTGGCCGGCGTGCTGCTGAAGATGGGCGGTTACGGCTTCCTGCGCTTCAACATCCCGATGCTGCCCGAGGCGACCGAGTATTTCGCCCCGATGGTCTACGCGCTGTCGATCGTCGCGGTGATCTACACCTCCCTCGTCGCCCTGGCGCAGGAGGACATGAAGAAGCTGATCGCCTACTCCTCCGTCGCCCACATGGGCTTCGTCACCATCGGCATGTTCGCGCTGAACCAGCAGGGCATCGAGGGCTCGATCTTCACGATGCTGTCGCACGGCATCGTCTCGGGCGCGCTCTTCCTCTGCGTCGGCGTCGTCTATGACCGGCTGCACACCCGCGAGATCGCCCGCTACGGCGGCCTCGTGAAGAACATGCCGAAATACGCGGTGATCTTCCTGTTCATGACCATGGCCTCGGTCGGCCTGCCGGGCACCTCCGGCTTTGTCGGCGAGTTCCTGGTCCTGCTCGGCGCCTTCCGCGACAACACCTGGGTCGCCTTCCTGGCCGCCACCGGCCTGATCCTGGGCCCGGCCTACGCGCTGTGGCTGTTCCGCCGCGTCGTGTACGGCAAGCTGGTCAAGGCGGACGTCCGTGCGATGTTCGACCTGAACACCCGCGAGGTTGCCATCTTCCTGCCGCTGATCGCCGTGGTGCTGTGGATGGGCGTCTATCCGAACACCTTCCTGAACGTCACTTCGGCGTCGGTCGGGCAGCTGATCCAGACCTACCAGACCAAGCTGGCCGCCGCTCAGGGCGGGGCCGACGTCTCCGTCGCCGCGCGCTAG
- the nuoL gene encoding NADH-quinone oxidoreductase subunit L: protein MEVLVVFLPLLAFLVAGSIALFGGPKAEPAHAGHHDHHGHDHGHGHDAHAHDAHGHDAHAHDEHHDDGHDDHHVVAGPPTVGDRAAQFVTTGAVLLSAILSWVLFFDVAVGGHPRTIELMSWMRSGGLDVTWALRVDQLTAVMLVVVNTVSSMVHLYSIGYMAEDPQKPRFMGYLSLFTFAMLMLVTADNLVQLFFGWEGVGLASYLLINFWYEKPSANNAAIKAFLVNRVGDFGFVLGIFAIFVLTGSVQFDAIFAKAPELAGQTLHFLSWNFDALTVTCLLLFIGAMGKSAQLGLHTWLPDAMEGPTPVSALIHAATMVTAGVFMVCRLSPVFEYAPTALEIVAVVGALTAFVAATIGFTQFDIKRVIAYSTMSQLGYMFFAAGVSAYGAAMFHLFTHAFFKALLFLGAGSVIHALHHEQDMRNMGGVWRKIPFTYAVMWIGNLALAGLPFFAGYYSKDMILEAAFASASPVGKFAFALGIAAALLTAFYSWRLLFMTFHGKPRMEKSVFDHAHESPIVMLIPLAVLAVGALFAGFGFHELFIGHSMEHFWGKTILVLADNNSIEAAHHHTPGWVKLAPLVVGLIGIALAYIMYMAIPGLPEKVATTFRGVHQFLYNKWYFDELYDRLFVRSAKYLGYGLWKSGDGAVIDGVGPDGIAAATRDVAARASRLQSGYVYHYAFAMVIGVVLLVAWLSVFG, encoded by the coding sequence ATGGAAGTCCTTGTCGTATTCCTCCCGCTCCTGGCGTTCCTCGTCGCGGGTTCCATCGCCCTGTTCGGCGGACCGAAGGCGGAGCCGGCGCACGCCGGCCACCACGATCATCATGGGCATGACCACGGTCATGGCCATGACGCCCATGCTCATGATGCCCATGGGCACGACGCGCACGCTCACGACGAGCATCACGATGACGGCCATGACGACCATCACGTCGTCGCCGGCCCGCCCACCGTGGGCGACCGCGCCGCGCAGTTCGTCACCACCGGTGCCGTCCTGCTCTCCGCGATCCTGTCCTGGGTGCTGTTCTTCGACGTCGCCGTCGGCGGCCATCCCCGCACCATCGAGCTGATGAGCTGGATGCGCAGCGGTGGCCTCGATGTGACCTGGGCGCTGCGCGTCGACCAGCTCACCGCGGTCATGCTGGTGGTGGTCAACACCGTGTCGTCGATGGTCCACCTCTACTCCATCGGCTACATGGCCGAGGACCCGCAAAAGCCGCGCTTCATGGGCTATCTGTCGCTGTTCACCTTCGCCATGCTGATGCTGGTGACGGCCGACAACCTCGTGCAGCTCTTCTTCGGCTGGGAAGGCGTGGGTCTCGCCTCCTATCTGCTCATCAACTTCTGGTACGAGAAGCCCTCGGCCAACAACGCGGCGATCAAGGCCTTCCTGGTCAACCGCGTCGGCGACTTCGGCTTCGTGCTCGGCATCTTCGCGATCTTCGTGCTGACGGGCTCCGTCCAGTTCGACGCGATCTTCGCCAAGGCGCCGGAGCTGGCCGGCCAGACGCTGCATTTCCTCAGCTGGAACTTCGACGCGCTGACCGTCACCTGCCTGCTGCTGTTCATCGGCGCCATGGGCAAGTCGGCGCAGCTCGGCCTGCACACCTGGCTGCCGGACGCCATGGAAGGCCCGACCCCGGTGTCGGCGCTCATCCACGCGGCCACCATGGTGACCGCCGGCGTGTTCATGGTCTGCCGCCTGTCCCCGGTCTTCGAATACGCCCCGACGGCGCTGGAGATCGTGGCCGTGGTCGGCGCCCTGACGGCCTTCGTCGCGGCGACCATCGGTTTCACCCAGTTCGACATCAAGCGCGTCATCGCCTATTCGACCATGAGCCAGCTCGGCTACATGTTCTTCGCCGCGGGCGTCTCCGCCTACGGCGCCGCGATGTTCCACCTGTTCACGCACGCCTTCTTCAAGGCCCTGCTGTTCCTCGGCGCCGGTTCGGTGATCCATGCCCTGCACCATGAGCAGGACATGCGCAACATGGGCGGCGTCTGGCGGAAGATCCCCTTCACCTACGCGGTGATGTGGATCGGCAACCTCGCGCTGGCTGGTCTGCCCTTCTTCGCCGGCTACTACTCCAAGGACATGATCCTGGAGGCGGCCTTCGCCTCTGCCAGCCCGGTCGGCAAGTTCGCCTTCGCGCTCGGCATCGCCGCGGCCCTGCTGACCGCTTTCTACTCCTGGCGCCTGCTGTTCATGACCTTCCACGGCAAGCCGCGGATGGAGAAGTCGGTCTTCGACCATGCCCATGAATCGCCGATCGTCATGCTGATCCCGCTGGCCGTCCTGGCGGTGGGCGCCCTGTTCGCGGGCTTCGGCTTCCACGAGCTGTTCATCGGCCACAGCATGGAGCATTTCTGGGGCAAGACCATCCTGGTGCTGGCGGACAACAACAGCATCGAGGCGGCCCACCACCACACCCCGGGCTGGGTCAAGCTGGCTCCGCTGGTCGTCGGCCTGATCGGCATCGCGCTCGCCTACATCATGTACATGGCGATCCCGGGCCTGCCCGAGAAGGTCGCCACCACGTTCCGTGGCGTGCACCAGTTCCTGTACAACAAGTGGTACTTCGACGAGCTGTACGACCGTCTGTTCGTGCGCTCGGCCAAGTATCTGGGCTACGGCCTGTGGAAATCCGGCGACGGCGCCGTGATCGACGGTGTCGGTCCGGACGGTATCGCCGCCGCCACCCGCGACGTCGCGGCGCGCGCCAGCCGCCTCCAGTCCGGCTACGTCTATCACTACGCCTTTGCGATGGTGATCGGCGTGGTGCTGCTGGTCGCCTGGCTCTCGGTGTTCGGTTGA
- the nuoN gene encoding NADH-quinone oxidoreductase subunit NuoN produces the protein MTAVFPDIWPALPEIFLACAGMALLLIGVFRGDGFTRPIGYMTMVALLLAAILTMGYGTGRVVTFNGLFVMDAFGVFMKVLILVAASLSVLLALGFNEREKMARFEFPVLMLFATLGMLMMVSANDLISLYVGLETQSLALYVIAAFRRDSAKSSEAGLKYFVLGSLSSGMLLYGASMVYGFAGTTSFDKIAALFAGGAHPSVGVIIGLVFVAAGLAFKISAVPFHMWTPDVYEGAPTPVTAFFAAAPKVAAIALFTRLLIEPFGHLAHQWQQIIIVSSILSMSLGAFAAITQSNIKRLMAYSSIGHVGYALVGLASGTQEGVRGVLIYMAVYIVMNIGTFAVILCMKQQGRMVEEIKDLAGLSRTNPLLAGAMAVFMFSMAGIPPMAGFFSKLYVFLAAIEAQLYTLAVIGVLTSVVGAYYYLRIIKIMYFDEPVEAFDKIGDDGMTGILIATGLFTLLFFVVPAPILNYAAAAAASLFAG, from the coding sequence ATGACCGCTGTGTTTCCCGACATCTGGCCGGCCCTGCCGGAAATCTTCCTCGCCTGCGCCGGCATGGCCCTGCTGCTGATCGGCGTGTTCCGCGGCGACGGCTTCACGCGCCCCATCGGCTACATGACGATGGTGGCGCTGCTGCTGGCCGCCATATTGACCATGGGCTACGGCACCGGCCGGGTCGTCACCTTCAACGGCCTGTTCGTCATGGACGCCTTCGGCGTCTTCATGAAGGTGCTGATCCTCGTTGCCGCCTCGCTGTCGGTCCTCCTCGCGCTCGGCTTCAACGAGCGCGAGAAGATGGCCCGCTTCGAGTTCCCGGTGCTGATGCTCTTCGCCACGCTCGGCATGCTGATGATGGTGTCGGCCAACGACCTCATCTCGCTCTATGTCGGGCTGGAGACGCAGAGCCTCGCGCTCTACGTCATCGCCGCCTTCCGCCGCGACAGCGCCAAGTCCTCGGAAGCGGGCCTGAAGTACTTCGTGCTCGGCTCGCTCTCCTCGGGCATGCTGCTGTACGGCGCCTCGATGGTCTACGGCTTCGCCGGCACGACCTCCTTCGACAAGATCGCCGCCCTGTTCGCCGGCGGCGCGCACCCGTCGGTGGGCGTCATCATCGGTCTGGTCTTCGTGGCCGCCGGCCTGGCCTTCAAGATTTCCGCCGTTCCGTTCCACATGTGGACGCCGGACGTCTACGAGGGCGCGCCGACCCCGGTCACGGCCTTCTTCGCCGCCGCCCCGAAGGTCGCCGCCATCGCGCTGTTCACCCGCCTGCTGATCGAGCCGTTCGGTCATCTGGCCCACCAGTGGCAGCAGATCATCATCGTCAGCTCGATCCTCTCGATGTCGCTCGGCGCCTTCGCGGCGATCACCCAGAGCAACATCAAGCGGCTGATGGCCTACAGCTCCATCGGCCACGTCGGCTACGCCCTGGTCGGTCTCGCCTCCGGCACCCAGGAAGGCGTGCGCGGCGTGCTGATCTACATGGCGGTCTACATCGTCATGAACATCGGCACCTTCGCGGTCATCCTGTGCATGAAGCAGCAGGGCCGCATGGTCGAGGAGATCAAGGACCTCGCCGGCCTGTCGCGCACCAACCCGCTGCTGGCGGGCGCGATGGCGGTGTTCATGTTCTCCATGGCGGGCATCCCGCCGATGGCCGGCTTCTTCAGCAAGCTCTACGTCTTCCTCGCCGCCATCGAGGCGCAGCTCTACACGCTGGCCGTGATCGGCGTGCTGACCAGCGTCGTGGGCGCCTACTACTACCTGCGCATCATCAAGATCATGTACTTCGATGAGCCGGTGGAGGCGTTCGACAAGATCGGCGACGACGGGATGACCGGCATCCTGATCGCGACCGGCCTGTTCACGCTGCTGTTCTTCGTGGTTCCGGCCCCGATCCTGAACTACGCGGCGGCGGCGGCGGCCTCGCTGTTCGCCGGATGA